A portion of the Oncorhynchus masou masou isolate Uvic2021 chromosome 11, UVic_Omas_1.1, whole genome shotgun sequence genome contains these proteins:
- the LOC135548131 gene encoding GTP:AMP phosphotransferase AK3, mitochondrial-like, whose protein sequence is MVQQRIFRAVIMGPPGSGKGTVSGRIVKRFGLSHLSSGDLLRANIKAQTELGLLMKSCIDQGQLVPDDVISRLILTEMRSIEQSSWLLDGFPRTVTQAETLDGVCSVDTVINMDVPFQTIKQRLTSRWLHLPSGRVYNIDFNPPKISGLDDVTGEPLIQRDDDTPETITRRLRSYENQTQPVLEYYRSKGMLETFSGTETNKIWPLIQAFLSKKLLPQNDKVVGKA, encoded by the exons ATGGTTCAACAAAGGATATTCCGGGCGGTTATCATGGGACCTCCAGGTTCAGGGAAGGGCACAGTGTCGGGGCGCATAGTAAAACGTTTCGGATTATCGCATCTTTCAAGTGGAGACCTTTTGAGAGCCAACATTAAAGCCCAAACAG AGCTGGGTCTTCTGATGAAGTCATGCATCGATCAGGGTCAGCTGGTACCTGATGACGTCATCTCCCGTCTCATCCTGACAGAGATGAGGAGCATAGAGCAGAGCAGCTGGCTGCTGGACG GGTTCCCCCGCACCGTGACGCAGGCGGAGACTCTAGACGGCGTGTGCAGTGTGGACACAGTCATCAACATGGACGTTCCTTTCCAGACCATCAAACAGAGACTGACCTCTCGCTGGCTCCACCTGCCTAGCGGACGCGTCTACAACATCGACTTCAACCCACCCAAGATCTCT GGCCTTGATGATGTCACTGGAGAGCCTCTGATTCAGAGAGACGATGACACACCAGAGACCATCACCAGGAGGCTGAGGTCCTACGAAAACCAGACACAACCCGTGTTGGAGTACTACAG GAGCAAAGGGATGTTGGAGACATTCTCAGGAACGGAAACCAACAAGATCTGGCCTCTAATTCAGGCATTTCTGTCCAAAAAACTCTTACCCCAAAATGATAAGGTTGTTGGGAAAGCCTAG
- the LOC135548132 gene encoding hsp90 co-chaperone Cdc37-like 1 produces MEWFGTGNSPMFPEEEEGYSASASSVPSSFHSSSLQEDASAESMVSLCQRQQQCVKASVSSWQLVEAQDQLCGMELHGSESVEQERARAVAGQSELSQTEHEWRRKESMLGGSRSPVLSTDSSRDMFDKSIINSKNVELEVHDKSKTFVQKYEKELRHFGMLRRWDDSQRFLSDLHHLICEETANYLILWCFRLQAEEKEALMEQVAHQAVAMQFILEMASTSQQDPRGCFRHFFHKAKAGQEGYLNVFHAELEAFKQRVKEYTVKFKGETLSNDTPLQSSTARCHLDPKEVLESLPPELKAGFQLQDMQILQNVLSTMNPQVAEYHVKRCLESGLWTNKEGRRSKEEGNPETDDLRMMET; encoded by the exons aTGGAGTGGTTCGGGACTGGAAACTCCCCAATGTTTCCCGAAGAGGAAGAGGGTTACAGTGCCTCTGCCTCTTCTGTGCCAAGTAGCTTTCACAGCTCATCACTGCAG GAGGATGCCAGTGCAGAGTCCATGGTGTCCCTGTGCCAGAGGCAGCAGCAGTGTGTGAAGGCCTCCGTTTCCAGCTGGCAGTTAGTGGAGGCTCAGGACCAGCTGTGTGGGATGGAGCTGCACGGCTCCGAGAGCGTCGAGCAGGAGCGCGCCCGCGCTGTCGCCGGCCAATCGGAGCTCTCGCAGACAGAACATGAGTGGCGCCGGAAGGAGAGcatgctgggagggagcaggagcCCCGTGCTCAGCACTGACAGCAGCCGGGACATGTTCGACAAG AGTATTATTAATAGTAAAAACGTTGAATTGGAGGTTCACGACAAGAGCAAAACCTTTGTTCAGAAGTATGAAAAAGAATTGAGACATTTTG GCATGTTGCGGCGGTGGGATGACAGCCAGCGCTTCCTGTCTGACCTGCATCACCTTATCTGCGAGGAGACGGCCAACTACCTGATCCTCTGGTGCTTTAGACTTCAGGCCGAAGAG AAAGAGGCGTTGATGGAGCAGGTAGCTCACCAGGCTGTTGCTATGCAGTTTATCCTGGAGATGGCCAGCACCTCTCAGCAGGATCCCAGAGGCTGCTTCCGTCACTTCTTCCACAAAGCCAAA GCTGGACAAGAGGGGTACTTAAACGTCTTCCATGCTGAGCTAGAAGCCTTTAAGCAGAGAGTAAAAGAGTACACCGTCAAGTTCAAAGGAGAGACACTCTCCAACGACACACCGCTCCAGAGCAGTACAGCACGCTGTCATCTGGATCCCAAAGAGGTTCTAGAATCTTTACCCCCA GAACTGAAGGCAGGGTTCCAGCTGCAAGACATGCAGATTCTCCAGAATGTTCTCAGCACCATGAATCCACAG GTGGCAGAGTACCATGTGAAGCGTTGTCTGGAGTCCGGCTTGTGGACGAACAAAGAAGGGAGACGGTCCAAGGAGGAAGGTAATCCAGAAACAGATGATCTGCGCATGATGGAGACATAA